The segment TATACGATCCATCGGTCTTAGAGAGGTGTAAAGCCTCAATGACCAGATTGTCTGCGCTTATAAACACCATCAATCAGTGCAACAAAGTACTCGTCAATGTGCGGATGATTGATTGCTGTTTTCTCTCTATCTGGGCTCAAATTCTGTTGAGCAACATAGGTTTCTGTTTCAGTACCATCAACCAAAACACGATACCATGGTGCATCCTTTGGGGGGCGACTTTGGGCTACTTGTTCATACCACTGTTCACTCAACATAAATATCGGGTCGATATCAATGATAACGCCCCGGTAGCTAAACAGCTTATGCGATACAAGCTGCCCAATATTGAATGTTGCGTATGACGCTATACCCATCTTTATTCTCTCTTAGTCATGTCATCTGATTACGACTAAAAAAGATAACGACCAGCCCCGCCAAGTACCGACGCGATTAACCCCAAAAAGAGATTGGTTAAGATAATCGGTCGTATTTTCTTCATGTACATGCCTGCTTCAGGAATCATCAACTCTTTAGCGAGTCGCCTAAAAGGTCGATAGAGTACAAAGTAGACATAACTGTAAAGCAGAATCATCACCAAGCCGATGAGTTGCATGAGATGAACATGTAATCCAACACTGCCCATTCCACCCATTTCCACAAAGATCATCCAATAGCCTGTTACCGGTAAGATAACAACACTACCCCAGACCCAAGGGAAAAAACGGCTAAATACGCCAGCCCAAAGCGGAATCCTGTATTTAGGTTCCAACGCTTCACTGGCCGGACGTAAAAAATTATGCGCAAAGAACATGCCCCCGACCCAAACAATTGCAGCTAAAAGATGCAAAGCTGTGACGATAGTCATGATCCCTCACGCATAACAGATAGACATTCGAAGTCCTAAACAGACCTATGGGGGTAGGCGTTAACCTACCCCCATCAGGTATACTTAGATGCCGTAACCCATATCGATGTAACCGGTTGGGCAGACTTCTGAACAGATGTGACAACCCACGCAACGCTCATATTCGGTGAACATCACCTCACCTTCAGGATTACCTTTAAACTTGGTAATGGCGTCCTGAGGGCAGAAGAGCATGCACTGGTTACACTCAAAGCACATACCGCAGCTCATGCAACGGTCAGCTTCATCCTTGGTGGACTCTTCAGAGAGCTGCTGGAGCGTCTCTTCCCAGTTACCAACAACATTAGCTGGGTGCTGAACTTGGCGTTTGGCTTGCGGCTTTTCTACGAAGAAGTCAGACTTCAACTTATCGTATTCAACAACAGACACCCGACCAGGCTTGGAAGGCATTTTTTCGCCTTTCAAGAAGATGTCCATGGCCTCAGCAGCTTTACGACCATGACCAATAGCTGTGGTCAGTAGGTGAATTTGTACGGCATCACCACCACCAAAGACATTGTCCATACCTTTGATCTGGAAGTTGTGATCAACTTGCAGGAAAGGTGTGCCGTCGGTGCAATTTTCCAAACCAGCCATGTCGGTGGTTTGACCCACAGCCCAGATGACCATATCACATGCAACAGTTGCTTCAGATCCAGCTTTTTGCTTATAGCGCATGAAAGGTACGGCGTGGTTCCAGCCGTCTTCACCCTTATCTTTACGCTGCATGTCAATCACTTTGATACCAGTGACTGCATCGCCTTCACCCATGATCTCCAAGGAACCGGTGCACATTTTCATGTCGGTACCTTCTGCAATGGCTTCATCATACTCGAAGTCAGAGCAGTTCATCTCTTCACGGGCAACGCCGGAAAGCAGGGTGGCTTTGGAGCCAAGGCGCAATGCCAAGCGGCATGCATCCATGGCAACATCACCATCACCAATGACGACAACATTTTTACCAACGGTAACCTTGTCGGCACCACCAGCTTCAATACCACCATTGATTTCAAAGTCACGCAGGAAATCAATAGCAGATGTCACCATGGCTTTACCTTCAGTGCCAGGCAGAGGGATCGTACGACCCTTCTGGGCACCTACAGCTAAGAACACAGCGTCATGATCTTTGCTCAGCTGATCTAAGGTGATGTCTTCACCGATGGTCACACCGGATTTAACTTCCACACCAAGATCAAGAATACGCTGAACTTCAGCATCGATCACTTCACGTGATACACGATATCCGAGAATACCATAGCGGAGCATGCCGCCAAGCTTCTCATCGCGATCATAAACCGTAACTTTGTGGCCACGTAACGCCATTTGATAAGCGTTAGAAAGGCCACCAACACCACCACCTACTACCGCAATGTGTTTGCCGGTAGAAGGAACTTCGGGCTTTTCAAACTTCAGCCCTTTTTCGATGGCGTATTGACCAATGGCATGCTCAACAGCATTGATACCAATGGTTTCATCACGGAACTGGCGGTTACAAGCACCTTGACAAGGTGCAGGACAAACACGGCCCATAACTGCTGGGAACGGGTTGTTGCGTGCCAGACGCTGGAATGCCGTTGCATAAGGATCTTCGGACTTCCAAACACCGCGGACGATGTTGTTATAGCCACGAATATCTTCATCAGCAGGGCAGGCGTTGGTGCAGGGGGGTACACGCTCCTTGTAGGTAGGGCATACACCACTGAACTCACCATAGGCTACGATCTTGTCAGTACCTTCTTCAAAAGTACAGTCGCCGAATTCCCAGTTGGTCGCTGATTCCAAGTACGGATTCATCTTAACCATCGTAACACCTCCTAACTAGGCCGCTATTAGAAACGGATATGAGCGGACTGGTTGAAGGAGGTACGCGCATGGCGATAGTTATCGATCATGTACTTGTCGAAGGGCAGACCCGTGACCTCAAAGAACTTCTTCCAACCAATACGATCAGCCCACTCGCCAACACGTTCCCAATCACGACCACCCTCTTTGTAAGCCTTAAGGATGGAGGTAACCTTCTCAGCCACTTCTGGCCAACGGTTAACATTGTTAGGCAAACCGTGCGCAACCAGCTTCATGTTTGAAGGACGGCTACGGGGGTTGGAGTTCTTACCACCAATCCAGATTGCCAGCTTGGAGTACTCAGGATGGTTGATTTCCATCGCTGGGCAGGCACCGAAGCAAGCACCACAGCAGATGCATTTTTCATCCACAACCATCAAAGAAGGCTTGCCATTTACCGTCGTAGGACGGATAGCAGCCACTGGGCAACGTGCCACAGTTGATGGCATCTCGCAGGTGGTGGCGAGGATGTCGTGGTTGATGCGAGGAGGACGGGTGTGCTGAACAACGATAGCGATGTCAGCCTGACCGCCGCAGTTAATCTCGCAGCAAGAGGTAGAGAGCTTAACGCGGTTAGGCATCTCTTCCTGCTTAAACTCGTCATACATCAAGTCCATGATGGACTTAACAACACCAGAGGCGTCTGTCGCAGGGATGTCGCAGTGCAACCAACCCTGAGTGTGCGCCATAGCTGCGACTGAGTTACCGGTACCGCCAACGGGATGACCCATGGCTTCCAGCTCTTCAATCATCGGTGCAACATTGGCTTCAACGTCAGTGGTGAACTCAACATTGTTACGCACAGTCCAGCGCAGGAAGCCTGCACAGTACTTATCGGCAACGTCACACAGGCGACGGGCGATATCCACAGTTACCTGACGGTGGGTACCAGCCTTAACGGTCCACACTTCGTCTCCGGTTTTGGAAACATGGTGCAGTACGCCTGGGCGAGGACGGTCATGATACTTCCATTGACCGTAGTTCTTCTGAATGGTGGGGTGAAGCATGTCCCAAAAAGCGCGGGGACCTGATTCAACTGTATTATATTCACGCTTAGCCATCTATCTAATTCTCCCGAGTGTTCTTCGCTTGGGGGATTGTCTCTTGTTAAACCCGTAGGTTTAGCCCGCTTCTTCGTAAGGTGCTTTGAAGTAGGGGTTATCACGGGGTTGAAGCACCATTTCTGGGGTAGCTTCCAAGCCGACGGCATCCAGGAACTGCTGCATACCCACACGCTCGATGGTTTCACCAACGCGCTCGTGGTCAAGAGCATTCTCAGCCCAGTAGTCGATCATCTCGTCGATCAGATCGATGAACTTTTCGATGTCATCATCATCGTCCATCTTCATGAAAGGCACAATCACGGAGCCAAGCATGTTACCAACCTTGAGGTGGCCTTTACCGCCAACCAGCAGGCTAACGCCGCGCTCGTTACCGGGTGAGAGGGCTTTGTTCATCACGTTCAAGCAGTGCATGCAGCGTACGCAGTCACTGTTGTTGATGGTGATGGACTTACCATCTTCGTTCATCTCAATGGCGTTGGTGGGGCAGCGTGTGATGACGTTATTAGTCAAATACGCAATACCACGCTCTTCAATGAACTTGCTTACTTCAGCTTCATCCACCTGGATATCATCTTTCCAGGTACCGATCACAGCGTAGTCAGAACGCTGGATGGCGTTGGCGCAGTCGTTACCGCAGCCAGAGAACTTGAACTTAGCTTTGTAAGGCAGCTGAGGACGGTGTACGAGGTCGGTGAAGTAGGTCAACACCTTCTCATGCATCTTCAGTGTATCGTAGCAGGCCATTTCACAACGAGCCTGACCGACACAGGAAGCACCAGTACGTACAGTTGCACCAGCACCACCCAAGTCCCAACCGAGCTGGTTGAGGTCATCAAACAGTTCCTGAACTTTGTCCTGGGTTACACCCTGGAGCTGCAGGTTACCGGTTTGACCGTGCATGGAGATAATACCAGAACCGTGCTTTTCCCAAATATCCAATACTTCACGCAAAGCCTTTGTGCTGTAGTGCAGGCCTGGTGGAGGCTGGATACGCATGGTGTGGAACTCTTTCGCTTCTGGGAAGAGTTCGGGAACCATTGAGTAGCGGCTGATGATACCAGCGCCGTAACCGTGTACACCAACCACGCCACCTTTCCAGTAACCCATACGGGTTTCATAGGAATAGTTGAGCTGGTCGAGCACACCACGAACCATGGTATTGCCAGTGCGGTTATAGAGTTCTTTGAACCCGGAGATGAAACTGGGCCACGGCCCCTCTTCGAGGGTGTCCAGATTCGGGGTGGGGTTCAGCTTGTTTTCAGCCATAGTGTCGTTCTCCCAACGGCATTGTGGAGTTGTTGGCACAGGTATCGAATTCCCGAATATTATAATTTTCTACTACACTTTGTAGTGAAAGGTAAAGGGGGTGTATTTCCTATTTTTGTATGGTGCCTTTATTTTTATGATGATTTCGGCTCGTAATAGGACCCCTTTTTTTACGATGGGTCTATACTAACTTATTGCACATTAAGGAAACTTTGTGAGTGGGTGGCTTCGATAGCCATCACCCTCCCTCGGGGTGCTTAAAAAAATTTTATAACCGCATTTTTAAGGCGGCCCAATGTCACATACCTGTAAAAAGGTACAAATGAAGGTCAATTCGTGCTTGGTACCCTGAGCAAGGAGAGGCTAAACTGGAGCTCTGCTTCATCAAGGAGCAAACCCATGTGTGGAATTGACATCTGCGCATGACATGATTTCCTGTAGTGATAGGGAATATAACTTTTTCTTGGTTTCGTCAAGTAAGTTGCGCGTGGGAGTTTTGGGTGCTTTTTGATCATCATATTATTGAACAGGTGATAACACTTTGGAATCGTGCCGATCGTCATCGGAGTGGCCTGCGTTTTGCCCATGTAAAAACAGCTATGGAGACTGTTTTTTTAGCGGGCCTAAAACGTGAGGAAGACCGTCCTGTTCAGGTAAGTGTCGCACTTTTAGAGCCAGATTTTGAGATTGAGCACGGCAATCCAGGTGATAATGTGGAGATGAGACTGAGTACTCGTCTTCCCTTTACGGTGGATTCAATGGTCAAGCTTGCCCCGGCTTATGACCCGACAACCACATCCATTGTCGTTAGTGTGAACCCAGATGATGCGCAGACCTTAGAAATTTGGGGTGCTGTCTTCTCCAGTCGGCGTGGCCGTACGCGTTTTGATGCGGAACCGTTTAAGCAATCCCCACCAGAAGCGCTTATCATTAGTACGATGAAAACAGGTTCACTGGCTGTATTTCGCGGTGGCAGTGTGATTGCCCGTTTTAATGCCGGTCGTTTTAGTGAGCCAACACCCACCCCGTTTACCTCTAGCCTCATTGGTTGGAGTTTGCTTAGGGGGGTTAAAGCGCAAGATGAGTTTCGAAGATCGGGTATCCACTATTGGGAACTGTACCGTGATTTTATCGATCGGCTTTTGGTTGAGTGTAGCCGTCGAGGACATGGTGGAACGGTTGTGTGGTTGCCTACGGATCGCATGTTTCCAGCGTTAGATTGGATTAACCAAAAATATGTCATGCATGAAACCCAAGAGGGTGCCCCCCTATTAGAGGAGTTATGCCATCTTGAAGCGCTGAAACAGCAAACTGAAATTGCCAACCAAAGAGGGGAAGAGGGGGCGAATGTATTAGTGCTCTCGCAGACCATACATGAAGTGAAACGACGAATTGTTGAGCATGTTGAGATGCTCGCCCAGCTCACACGTGTGGATGGTGCGCTGATTATCAATGACCGTTTACAGCCGCTCTCTTTTGGGTCGATTTTGGAAGCTCCACCTTGGACAGGTAAAACTCTTTATGGTCCTGATAACGATGGCTACCCGACTTTTCATGTCGACCTGCTTCAGTATGGAACGCGCCATAACTCGGCGGTCTCATTTATAGGGCGTAACCCTGAAACAGTGGCGTTTGTGCTTTCTCAAGATGGTCCTGTGGCAGGCATTACCGGTAAGGATAAAGATGCCCTGTACTGGTGGCCGGACTGTCTGAGTAACCTTTGGGCTGTATAATCGAATGGATAACACATTTTTGGTTTGACCTGTTTAATCGCTTTATTCATAGGTGGCGTTTGTGAGTCGTACACTAAAGTTACTTTTATTCCTTCTCTTTATTATTGTCATTAATGATCTGCGTAAGGGTGTTGAGTTCTCCTATTATACCACCACTCTCCTCAGTTTAACCGCGTTGTCAGTCATTGTACTGCTTGCTCGGAACCAGGGTATTGATCGCTATAATCGGGGTATGCAAGCGTATCGAAACCATCAATTCGAACCTGCATTGTCTTTGTTTATAAAGGCCACCAAATTAGGTGGGGTGGAAGCCTATAATGTGCTGGGGGTTATGGCGGTTTTAGGGGAGGGCGGGCATAAAGACCTAACCAAGGCTGCCTACTATTTTAAATGGGGGGCCTTTTGGCGAATTGCTGAAGCGCAGGAGAACCTTGGTCACTGTTATGCTAAAGGTCATGGTGTGGCGCTTGATCTTTCCAAGGCTGTAAAATATTTAACCAAAGCAGCTGAGAAAGAGGAGGCTTCGGCACAAGTTAAGCTTGGGGTGTTGTATTGGAACAAGCCTGGTGTTCATGAACATAACCGGGAAAAAGATTATGCCCATGCTTATTACTGGTTCGAAAAGGCAGCTTATCAACAAGACCCTCAAGGACTGTATTGGTTAAGCTTGGCTTATGAAATGGGTCAAGGGGTTGAGAAGGATGGTAGCAAAGCATTAAAAGCCATGATGCAATCTGCAGAGATCGGGGGGCTTGATGCTTTATGTGCCTTGGGGGTGCGCTATCTCAATGGGCATGGTGTCACAAAAAATGAAGAAACGGCTGTCGCTTATTTTCAACAAGCAACAGAGTTGGGGCATGCAGAGGGGCCATGGTTGTTAGCTCTTGCCTATAGAGATGGAACAGGGGTGGCACCTAATAAGACCCGAGCACTGCATTGGGCCAAATGTGCAGAAGATCGGGGCTACTGGCAGGCCGAAGCCTTGCGAGAAGCGCTGGAGCAGGACCTTAAGATAAACGCCTGAGGATCTGCAAACGCATGTCAGGCATTACGTACAAAGAGGTTATCCTGTGTTTTTTTTGGAGAGATACCAGCCCTCCCCCTAGGTTGCGGTGCGTATGCTTGACCGCTGAATGGTTAAACGAGGGTGTTTTTTACCTGCCCCCTTTACCCTTCATGTTCAAAGGTTATGCGAGGGTCAACCAGGACATAGGTGATGTCTGTAATGAGTTTTGAAATCAGCCCTAATAGGGTGAAAAAGTAGAGGGTAGCCATGACTACAGGGTAGTCTCGATTGATAATGGATTCATAGCCCAATAATCCGAGTCCATCCAAGCTAAAGATGGTCTCAATGAGTAAGCTACCACTAAAAAATGCCCCGACAAAAGCGGAAGGAAACCCGGTAACCAGAGGAATCAGTGCATTACGGAATACATGCCCGTAGAGTACCTGCCGTTCCCCCAGCCCTTTTGCACGTGCGGTAATGACATACTGTTTAGAAATCTCTTCCAAAAAACTATTTTTGGTGAGCATGGTCATGACTGCAAAAGAACCCACCACAGACGCGGTAATGGGCAACACCATATGCCACAAATAGTCGGCGATCTGGGCAGGCCAAGATAGGCTCTCCCAATTATCAGAAACCAGCCCTCTCAAGGGAAAAATATCCCAGAAGCTTCCCCCACCGAATAAGACCAGCAGCATAATACCCAATACAAAACCTGGGATAGAGTAGCCAGCCAGGACCAAAATAGAGGTCATAGAGTCAAACCGGCTGCCATGTTGCACGGCTTTACGAATACCTAAGGGGATACTGATCAAGTAGGTAAGAAGAAAGGTCCATACCCCTAAGGATATTGAGACAGGTAGTTTTTCCACAACCAGCTCGGTCACGCTTTTATGGTGGTAGTAGGAGTGACCGAACTCAAAGGTGATAAAATTACCAACCATTTGAATAAAACGTTCGTGAGCTGGTTTATCAAAGCCATACAGTTTTTTTAACTGTTCAATCTGCTCATTATCCAGCCCTTTAGCGGCACGGTAACCTGCACCGCCACCACTGCTAACCTCACCACCACCTTCACTCTTTTCTAGAAGTGCCACCATGCGCTCTACGGGGCCGCCCGGTACAAACTGAATAACCGCAAAGGTGATGATCATAATCCCCAATAGGGTGGGGATCATAAGCAGTAAGCGGCGAAGAATATAGGTGAGCATGAGGCTAAATAACTCCGCTTATCTCTTAGGTTCCGTTTTGCTCCACCAGCTCATAACCCAGCTTGAGGGCTGGTAATATAGGGGCAGTTCGGTTGGATAGGCATAGTGCTTATAGTAGGCAATACGGTGGTAGGGAATATGCCAGTTTGGAATAACATAATAGCCTGCGCGCAAGACTCGATCCAAGGCGTGGGTTGCTGTGAGCAATTCCTGTCGGCTTTTGGCGTAGATCATGGCATGAACCAAACTGTCGATGGCTGCGCTCTTTAAGCCAATGATATTGCGGCTTCCTTCTTGATCTGCCGTATCGCTGTGCCAATATCCATGTTGCTCATTTCCTGGCGACAAAGATTGGCCAAAGGAAGAGACCACCATATCAAAATCAAAACTACGGATACGTCGCATGTAGAGAGAGGCGTCTACTGTGCGGTACTTAAGGGTAATCCCCAGCTTTTTTAAATTGGCAACCATGGGGGCCATAATGCGTTCAAAACCAGCCTGTGCCAGCACCATATCGATAACAAAAGGTTGGCCATTTTTTACCAGCTGACGGTTGGGGCCCATTTTCCAACCAGCTTCTTTCAGCAGTTTCATGGCCTGCCTCAGATTTCCCCGTAGACCACGAGGGCCTAGTGTTGATGGGGGCTGAGGGGCCTCCCCAAAAACCTCGGCAGGGAGCTCTTTTGCCCAAGGTTGCAACAAGGCTAATTCAGCTGGGGTTGGTTTGCCCTTGGCCGCCAGTTCAGAGTTATCAAAATAACTGGCTGTACGGGTGTATTGGCCGTAAAAGAGATTTTTATTGCTCCACTCAAAATCAAAGGCCAATGAGAGCGCTTGACGTACCCGGCGGTCTTGAAAAAGTGGCTTGCGAAGGTTTAAGACGAAGCCTTGCATGCCTTGAACATTTTGATGGGGTAGGGTGGTCTTGATGATCTTACCGCTCTTAAAATGGTCCCCGGTATAGTCCCGAGCCCACTGTTTGGAGTGGAAGACATGAACAAACTCAAACTCCCCAGCTTTAAAGGCTTCTAGAGCGACGGTCGCGTCTTTGAAGTATTTAATGGTTACCCGTTCAAAGTTGTAAAACCCCTTTTGGGTAGGGAGTGACCAGCCCCAATAGTTGGGGTTACGTTTGTAGGTAATAGTTTTACCCGGATCAACCCGTTCCACCACATAGGGTCCTGAACCCATTGCAGGCGTTAGGGACTCCTTACCAAAAGGGTGCTGATCAAAAAAGGCTTTACTTAAGATCGGCAGCTGGCCCGTTATGAGCGGGAGTTCCGGATTCTTGCGGGCAAAGTGAAAGGTGACCGTGTGTGTGTCTATGGCCTCTGCTTTGTTGATATCCCGCCAGTAGCTGTTGTAATGCGGATGCGCTTTTTCTGTACGCAAAATCTCCAGTGAGAACAGAACATCAGCACTGGTTACGGGGGTTCCATCCGAAAATTTAGCAGCGGGGTTAAGCTTGTAGGTGACAGACATGCCACTCTTAGCAACAGAAACCTCTTGAGCCAAGAGTTCATATTGGGAAAAAGGCTCATCCAGTGCACTGGTTGCTAGAGTCTGAAAAACCAACGAACCCAGCATATCTGGTGCTTCCCCTTTTAAGGTAAAGGGGTTCATTTTGTCAAATCCACCCAAAGACCACATGGTGAGGGTGCCGCCAATAGGGGCATTGGGGTTGACGTAATCAAAGTGTTTAAAATCTGCAGGGTATTTCAGATCTCCCCATCGACTGAGACCATGGTCAGCCAAGGCATGGAAGGGAAGTAGGGTCAGCAGGAGTAGCCAGCCAATTTTTTTCATGATCACCTACAGCGTTTATGGTTAACTGAAAGAAAACGTCTTATGGAGAATGGCGTTAATCTCGGCGGAATGCAAGGTTACCCAAGGTGTTTGAGGATCGAACAATGGCATCCATTAAAGTTACACTCAGTAGTGCCAAACCCCGCGCTAAAGTTGTACCCAAAGCGTCGGCTCCCAAAAGCTATCAGCGGATACGCCCACCTGCTGTGGCTGGTATGTTCTATCCGGGTGAGGAAAATGAGCTTCGCCAACTGGTGCAGAATCTTCTTAAACAGGCACCGCAACTGCACTCGCATGAGCCCCGTGCTTTTGTGGCTCCCCATGCGGGATACCGCTACTCGGGGTTAACCGCAGCCTATGCCTACAAAACTCTGCAGGCGGCAAAAAAAGAGAAGCCGAGGCGGGTGTTTTTAATCGGTCCCAGCCACAGGGTCTATCTAGAGGGAGCCTCCTTAGGTCGGTACGATGCTTATAAAACCCCATTAGGGCTCATTGAGCTTGATCTTGCCCTGATTGAGCGCATGGTGAAAAATGAACCTGATCTTTCGGCAGATCCTGCGGCACATGCCCAAGAGCACTCGTTGGAGGTACACCTTCCCTTCCTGCAGGAACAGCTCAAGCATTTTACACTGGTGCCCATGGTTTTTGGCAAGATGGAGCCCTCTCGGGTTGCGGAAATTCTTGCCAAATACAGTGAGGAAGAGGATCTGATTGTTGGCTCGTCCGACCTCTCCCATTTTTATGACTATGATAAAGCTGTGGCACTGGATACCACCTGTAATAAGGCTCTGCTGGATATGGATCTGGAGACCATGGCGAGCTGTGAGGCGTGTGGAAATATTGCCATTCGTGCGCTCATGCAAACTGCCCAGAAAAAAGGGTGGCAGCCAGAGTTGGCCGATTATCGAAACTCAGGAGATACTGCTGGGGATAAAAGTCGGGTGGTGGGGTATGCCAGTTATCTGTTTATGGAGGAAACGCCTGTGGCTGAGAAAGCTCCGGATCTGTCAGCGTTGCCGGGATTAGTTAGAACACACCTGCAAGGGGTGTTGGAGGGTAAAGCGGGTATGGATGTTCAGGCACTGGCTAAACGTGACCCTATGTTTGAGCAGCCAGGAGCGACATTTATTACTCTAACCAAAAACGGGCAACTTCGTGGATGTATTGGTTCACTGCAGGCCCACCGTACTTTAGCCGATGATCTGTTGGCCAATGGTGTGTCGGCGGCATTAAAAGATCCCCGCTTTCCCGCTGTAACCCGTGAAGAGCTGGATGATCTACGGGTTGAAGTCTCGTTGCTGACAGAGCCGGTTAAATTGGTCTATTCCGATACGCAAGATCTTTTACATAAACTCAAACCTGGGGTGCATGGCGTTATTCTTTCCATGG is part of the Magnetococcus sp. PR-3 genome and harbors:
- the hspQ gene encoding heat shock protein HspQ codes for the protein MGIASYATFNIGQLVSHKLFSYRGVIIDIDPIFMLSEQWYEQVAQSRPPKDAPWYRVLVDGTETETYVAQQNLSPDREKTAINHPHIDEYFVALIDGVYKRRQSGH
- a CDS encoding CopD family protein; this translates as MFFAHNFLRPASEALEPKYRIPLWAGVFSRFFPWVWGSVVILPVTGYWMIFVEMGGMGSVGLHVHLMQLIGLVMILLYSYVYFVLYRPFRRLAKELMIPEAGMYMKKIRPIILTNLFLGLIASVLGGAGRYLF
- a CDS encoding NAD(P)-binding protein, translated to MVKMNPYLESATNWEFGDCTFEEGTDKIVAYGEFSGVCPTYKERVPPCTNACPADEDIRGYNNIVRGVWKSEDPYATAFQRLARNNPFPAVMGRVCPAPCQGACNRQFRDETIGINAVEHAIGQYAIEKGLKFEKPEVPSTGKHIAVVGGGVGGLSNAYQMALRGHKVTVYDRDEKLGGMLRYGILGYRVSREVIDAEVQRILDLGVEVKSGVTIGEDITLDQLSKDHDAVFLAVGAQKGRTIPLPGTEGKAMVTSAIDFLRDFEINGGIEAGGADKVTVGKNVVVIGDGDVAMDACRLALRLGSKATLLSGVAREEMNCSDFEYDEAIAEGTDMKMCTGSLEIMGEGDAVTGIKVIDMQRKDKGEDGWNHAVPFMRYKQKAGSEATVACDMVIWAVGQTTDMAGLENCTDGTPFLQVDHNFQIKGMDNVFGGGDAVQIHLLTTAIGHGRKAAEAMDIFLKGEKMPSKPGRVSVVEYDKLKSDFFVEKPQAKRQVQHPANVVGNWEETLQQLSEESTKDEADRCMSCGMCFECNQCMLFCPQDAITKFKGNPEGEVMFTEYERCVGCHICSEVCPTGYIDMGYGI
- the dsrB gene encoding dissimilatory-type sulfite reductase subunit beta — encoded protein: MAKREYNTVESGPRAFWDMLHPTIQKNYGQWKYHDRPRPGVLHHVSKTGDEVWTVKAGTHRQVTVDIARRLCDVADKYCAGFLRWTVRNNVEFTTDVEANVAPMIEELEAMGHPVGGTGNSVAAMAHTQGWLHCDIPATDASGVVKSIMDLMYDEFKQEEMPNRVKLSTSCCEINCGGQADIAIVVQHTRPPRINHDILATTCEMPSTVARCPVAAIRPTTVNGKPSLMVVDEKCICCGACFGACPAMEINHPEYSKLAIWIGGKNSNPRSRPSNMKLVAHGLPNNVNRWPEVAEKVTSILKAYKEGGRDWERVGEWADRIGWKKFFEVTGLPFDKYMIDNYRHARTSFNQSAHIRF
- the dsrA gene encoding dissimilatory-type sulfite reductase subunit alpha, producing MAENKLNPTPNLDTLEEGPWPSFISGFKELYNRTGNTMVRGVLDQLNYSYETRMGYWKGGVVGVHGYGAGIISRYSMVPELFPEAKEFHTMRIQPPPGLHYSTKALREVLDIWEKHGSGIISMHGQTGNLQLQGVTQDKVQELFDDLNQLGWDLGGAGATVRTGASCVGQARCEMACYDTLKMHEKVLTYFTDLVHRPQLPYKAKFKFSGCGNDCANAIQRSDYAVIGTWKDDIQVDEAEVSKFIEERGIAYLTNNVITRCPTNAIEMNEDGKSITINNSDCVRCMHCLNVMNKALSPGNERGVSLLVGGKGHLKVGNMLGSVIVPFMKMDDDDDIEKFIDLIDEMIDYWAENALDHERVGETIERVGMQQFLDAVGLEATPEMVLQPRDNPYFKAPYEEAG
- a CDS encoding putative sensor domain DACNV-containing protein — its product is MLFDHHIIEQVITLWNRADRHRSGLRFAHVKTAMETVFLAGLKREEDRPVQVSVALLEPDFEIEHGNPGDNVEMRLSTRLPFTVDSMVKLAPAYDPTTTSIVVSVNPDDAQTLEIWGAVFSSRRGRTRFDAEPFKQSPPEALIISTMKTGSLAVFRGGSVIARFNAGRFSEPTPTPFTSSLIGWSLLRGVKAQDEFRRSGIHYWELYRDFIDRLLVECSRRGHGGTVVWLPTDRMFPALDWINQKYVMHETQEGAPLLEELCHLEALKQQTEIANQRGEEGANVLVLSQTIHEVKRRIVEHVEMLAQLTRVDGALIINDRLQPLSFGSILEAPPWTGKTLYGPDNDGYPTFHVDLLQYGTRHNSAVSFIGRNPETVAFVLSQDGPVAGITGKDKDALYWWPDCLSNLWAV
- a CDS encoding tetratricopeptide repeat protein, with translation MSRTLKLLLFLLFIIVINDLRKGVEFSYYTTTLLSLTALSVIVLLARNQGIDRYNRGMQAYRNHQFEPALSLFIKATKLGGVEAYNVLGVMAVLGEGGHKDLTKAAYYFKWGAFWRIAEAQENLGHCYAKGHGVALDLSKAVKYLTKAAEKEEASAQVKLGVLYWNKPGVHEHNREKDYAHAYYWFEKAAYQQDPQGLYWLSLAYEMGQGVEKDGSKALKAMMQSAEIGGLDALCALGVRYLNGHGVTKNEETAVAYFQQATELGHAEGPWLLALAYRDGTGVAPNKTRALHWAKCAEDRGYWQAEALREALEQDLKINA
- a CDS encoding microcin C ABC transporter permease YejB, encoding MLTYILRRLLLMIPTLLGIMIITFAVIQFVPGGPVERMVALLEKSEGGGEVSSGGGAGYRAAKGLDNEQIEQLKKLYGFDKPAHERFIQMVGNFITFEFGHSYYHHKSVTELVVEKLPVSISLGVWTFLLTYLISIPLGIRKAVQHGSRFDSMTSILVLAGYSIPGFVLGIMLLVLFGGGSFWDIFPLRGLVSDNWESLSWPAQIADYLWHMVLPITASVVGSFAVMTMLTKNSFLEEISKQYVITARAKGLGERQVLYGHVFRNALIPLVTGFPSAFVGAFFSGSLLIETIFSLDGLGLLGYESIINRDYPVVMATLYFFTLLGLISKLITDITYVLVDPRITFEHEG
- a CDS encoding extracellular solute-binding protein; the protein is MKKIGWLLLLTLLPFHALADHGLSRWGDLKYPADFKHFDYVNPNAPIGGTLTMWSLGGFDKMNPFTLKGEAPDMLGSLVFQTLATSALDEPFSQYELLAQEVSVAKSGMSVTYKLNPAAKFSDGTPVTSADVLFSLEILRTEKAHPHYNSYWRDINKAEAIDTHTVTFHFARKNPELPLITGQLPILSKAFFDQHPFGKESLTPAMGSGPYVVERVDPGKTITYKRNPNYWGWSLPTQKGFYNFERVTIKYFKDATVALEAFKAGEFEFVHVFHSKQWARDYTGDHFKSGKIIKTTLPHQNVQGMQGFVLNLRKPLFQDRRVRQALSLAFDFEWSNKNLFYGQYTRTASYFDNSELAAKGKPTPAELALLQPWAKELPAEVFGEAPQPPSTLGPRGLRGNLRQAMKLLKEAGWKMGPNRQLVKNGQPFVIDMVLAQAGFERIMAPMVANLKKLGITLKYRTVDASLYMRRIRSFDFDMVVSSFGQSLSPGNEQHGYWHSDTADQEGSRNIIGLKSAAIDSLVHAMIYAKSRQELLTATHALDRVLRAGYYVIPNWHIPYHRIAYYKHYAYPTELPLYYQPSSWVMSWWSKTEPKR